The genomic region AAGTCGAGGTCGCGGACGACGAGCTCCTCGTTCTTGTCGCTCGCGGTCTCGCCGACGAACTGGCCGCGCGGGTCGACGAAGTACGACGTCCCGTAGAAGTCGTTGTCCCCGTACTCCTCCTCGCCGACACGGTTGATGGCGGCGATGAAGTACTCGTTGGCGACGGCGGCGGCCGGCTGTTCCAGCTGCCAGAGGTGGGCGGACAGGCCCCGGGAGGTCGCCGACGGGTTGTAGACGAGCTGCGCGCCGTTCAGACCGAGCTGGCGCCAGCCCTCCGGGAAGTGCCGGTCGTAGCAGATGTAGACACCGACCTTGCCGACCGCGGTGTCGAAGACGGGCCAGCCGAGGTTGCCCGGTTTGAAGTAGTACTTCTCCCAGAAGCCCTTGACCTGGGGGATGTGGTGCTTGCGGTACTTGCCGAGGTAGGTGCCGTCGGCGTCGATCACCGCTGCCGTGTTGAAGTAGAAGCCGGACTGCTCGACCTCGAAGACCGGGACGACGACGACCATGCCGGTCTCTCGGGCCAGTTCCCGCATACGGGTGACGGTGGGGCCGTCCGGTACCGGTTCTGCCCAGCGGTAGTGCTCCGGCTCCTGGACCTGGCAGAAGTAGGGGGCGTTGAAGACTTCCTGGAATCCGATGATCTTCGCGCCCTGACGGGCCGCCTCGCGGGCGTGCTCCTCGTGCTTGGCGACCATGGATGCGGTGTCGCCGGTCCAGGTGGCCTGGACCAGAGCGGCGCGTACGACGTTGGCCATGAGCTGCTCCTTCGACGGGACGTCAGAGAGCCTCTACGCCCGTAGATGATGGACGTAGAGCCCCGAAAGTAGGCGGCGGCGCGGCGCTGGGCAAGACCATCGTCGTTAACCGGCGGAGTCGATCATGTTTCCTACCCTCGTGGGTTAGCGGTTGGCCTCCGGCGGTTTGGCGGGGCGCCTACGCGAGGTGGTGGGGTCCGGTGTGTCGGCGGGTGCGGGTAGTCGTGGGCTGGTCGCGCGCACGCGGCGGAGTCGCACGATGTCACAGCCCCGCGCCCCTGGTGGGTGGGCCTGAGCTTGGAAGGTGACCTTCCCTGGGCGCGCCGCAAACACACATCCCGGCCGGCCCGGCACCGGCTCACCTCACGCCGTGTAGCCCGCCACCCTCAGGGCGTGGGTCAGGTCCCAGTGGCGTTGTTGCGAGACGTGGCGGGACGCTTCGAGGAGGAGGGGGATGAGGCGGGGCGGGTCGGCCTCGACGCTGCGGGCGGCGTCTTCGGGCGTACGGATGCGGACGTACGCGTCGAGGAGGGCGCGCACCTCGCGGTGGCGGCCCTCGTCGGCGAGGGCCAGGACGGCCTCGCTGATCTCGGAGGCGGGGCGTGCGACCCCCTGGCGCAGCATCTGCTGGCCGTCGGCCGTGCGGCCGGCCGCGACGAGCGCGTCGGCCGCGGCGACCATGCGGTCGGCGGGCAGGGAGGCGGCCTCCCAGAGGAGGGTGGCCCAGTCGGCGCCCAGTCCCGCGCGGTGGAGTTCGGCGGCGAGGAGCGGGAAGCGGGCCGCGGGCCAGTACGCGGCCTCGACCAGTACGGCGTGCGCCTCGCCGGTGTGGCCCTCGCGCCGCAGTCGGACGAGCGTGGTGACGGTCTCGACGGTGACCTGCCGGGCCTCGTCGCCCAGGGCTTCGCGTCGCGGCTTCGACCCCTCGCGCTCCTTGTCACCTCCGGCGAAGCGTGCCCCGCGCAGCGTGCGCTCGGCGCCGGGCGGCACGGGCATGGCGGGTAGGGCTGCGGCGTCCTCCTCCGTCACGCCGGCGAACCGTGCGCTGCCGCGCGGACGGCGCTTCGAGCGCTGCTTGGGGACGCGGGCCGCCTTGGCGGACTCGGGGGCTGCCGCCTCGTCCGCCGAGTCGGCGGGTACGGATGCGGATTCCGGCTCGGATTCGGCCTCGGGGGCGGCTGTGGGGCGCGGTGTGGCGTCGAAGACGGCGGCCGCGGCCTGCCAGGCGGCCTGCTCAGCGGCCGGTTCAGCGGTCCCTCCGGCGGCCTGGCCGGTCTGCTGTCCATCGGTCCGGTCCGCCGACGCGTCGCGCCAGACGTCGGGCCAGTCGTCCGGCCAGTCGTCATTCTCCGGCGCGGAACGCTGTCTGCCCACGCGTCCGGTGGACGGCCGATCGGAGCCGCCATCGCTCCGGTCGCCCTGGGGCTCCTCGACCCAGAAGACGTCGCCGCCGCTGTCGCCGGGCGGGATGGTCAGTGCTCCCCGCGCGTGACCGCCCAGCGCGCGCCGGTCCAGCTCCTCCATGCGGGAACGGAGTTCGGCGCAGCGGGCCGTCGCACGGTCATAGTCGTCGCGGGCCCAGGCCAGGTCGATGCGGAGCAGCTCGGCCTCGTCCTGGTTGGCGGCCGTACGGAGTGAACTGCCCAGCTCCGAGAGCCGTTCGGCGGCGTAGCGCTGTTCGCGGAGCGTGACGTCGAGGCGGTCGCTGAGGGCGTCGCGGCCACCGGGCCGCGCGTCGTACGCGGCGAGCGACGCGCCGTGCAACGCCCGCGCCCGCTCGGTCTCCTGGGCGGCGGCCCGGTCGCCGTACTCCGCGGCGACATCCTGGAGGACCGCCCCCACGATGTCCCAGGGCGGCACCTCCGTGCCGTCCAGACAGGCACGCATCCCCTCCGGGTCGCGCTGCCAGAACACACCGCACCAGCCGCCGCCCTGGTCGAGCCGGGACAGCAAGCCCTTGAGATACTGCGCGAACTCCCGCACCTGGCCCGGGAGTTGTTCCACCGCCATTGCATTCACCCCACGCCAGACTGGAGTATTCCGGTTCGATAGAAAACACCGTTCGTATTACGGAACAGCTACAACCAGTTTGCGACCCGGACGCAGAGTGCGGTTAACCACCCGGAACGTGATGTGAGGGACCCTGGACGTGACACGGCGTCATCCTCACGTCATCCCAGCGTAAACGCCGGGGCAAGTGCGCAACTGCCGGCGATCTCGTCCATCGAGAGACCCAGCACGCGCGCCAGCGCCGCCACCGTGAAGAAGGCGGGAGTCGGCGCCCGCCCCGTCTCGATCTTACGGAGGGTCTCGGCGGAGAGGCCCGCGCTCGCGGCGACCTCCACCATGCTGCGGCCACCACGGGCCTCGCGCAGCAGCTTCCCGAGCCGCTCGCCGCGCTCTCGCTCTTCAGGGGTCAGCGGGGTTCGTACCATGCGCCCACCCTAGTACCGGCGACCGTTATTTGAATAGGCGGGCGGAGACCACCGCACAAGCCTCGACCGGTATAGTAATTGGCATGGTGGAACTCAAGACGGACACGTCTGTCGACGCGATGTACGAAGCGGGCCAGGTCGTGGCCCGGGGCCTCACGGCGGTGCGTGAGGCCGCCGACGTCGGTGTCTCGCTCCTGGAGCTGGACGAGGTCGCGCACCAGGTCCTGCGGGACGCGGGCGCGGGCTCCCCGTTCCTCGGCTATCGGCCCTCCTTCGCCCCTGTGCCCTTCCCGGCCGTCATCTGCGCCTCCGTGAACGACGCGATCGTGCACGGCATCCCGACCGGCTACCGCCTGCGCGACGGCGACCTGGTCTCGATCGACTTCGGCGCCGAACTCGACGGCTGGGCGGGCGACTCGGCGCTCAGTTTCGTGGTCGGCGCGCCGCGCCCCGCCGACCTGCGCCTCGTCGAGACCGCCGAGCGCGCCCTCGCGGCGGGCATCGAGGCGGCCGTCGTCGGCAACCGCATCGGCGACATCGCGCACGCGATCGGCACGGTGTGCCGCACGGCGGGGTACGGCATCCCGGACGGCTTCGGCGGCCACGGCATCGGCCGCCGCATGCACGAGGACCCGGCCGTCCCGAACGAGGGCCGGCCCGGCCGCGGCCTCCCGCTGCGCCACGGCATGGTCCTCGCCATCGAGCCCATGCTCATCGCCGGCGGCACCGACGCGTACCACGCCGCCCCCGACGGCTGGACCCTCCGCACGAACGACGGCACCCGAGCGGCCCACGCGGAGCACACCGTGGCCATCACGGACGCGGGGCCGCGCATCCTGACGGCCCGCTGACAGGCCGCCGACATCCTGCCGGCGCGCTGTCAGCGTCCTGCCGACCCCGTACGGATCCGACGGCCCCCGGCCTACGACGCCGGCCGCACCACCATCGCCGAGCCGCCGCCCCGGCGTACGGTCTCCGCCGCCGCCAGCCACCTGCCGTTGGGGAGGCGCTGGACGCCGGTCGCCGCGCCGATCTCCGGGTTCTGCCGGAATCCGTGGCCGAGAGCCTCCAGCTGAGTCCTCAACGGGCTGTTCCACAGGCCCGGTTCGAGCTCGGTGGTCGTCTGGTTGCGCTGGCTGGCACGCGGCGCGGCGATCGCGTCGACCAGCGGCAGTCCTCGGTCGACGAACCCGGTCAGCGTCTGCAGGACCGTCGTGATGATGGTCGCGCCGCCGGGCGAGCCCAGCGCCACCACCGGCTTGGCATGCCCGTCCAGGACGATCGTCGGCGAGATCGACGAGCGCGG from Streptomyces sp. NBC_00878 harbors:
- a CDS encoding nitrilase-related carbon-nitrogen hydrolase, producing the protein MANVVRAALVQATWTGDTASMVAKHEEHAREAARQGAKIIGFQEVFNAPYFCQVQEPEHYRWAEPVPDGPTVTRMRELARETGMVVVVPVFEVEQSGFYFNTAAVIDADGTYLGKYRKHHIPQVKGFWEKYYFKPGNLGWPVFDTAVGKVGVYICYDRHFPEGWRQLGLNGAQLVYNPSATSRGLSAHLWQLEQPAAAVANEYFIAAINRVGEEEYGDNDFYGTSYFVDPRGQFVGETASDKNEELVVRDLDFDLVEEVRQQWAFYRDRRPDAYEGLVQP
- a CDS encoding helix-turn-helix domain-containing protein produces the protein MVRTPLTPEERERGERLGKLLREARGGRSMVEVAASAGLSAETLRKIETGRAPTPAFFTVAALARVLGLSMDEIAGSCALAPAFTLG
- the map gene encoding type I methionyl aminopeptidase yields the protein MVELKTDTSVDAMYEAGQVVARGLTAVREAADVGVSLLELDEVAHQVLRDAGAGSPFLGYRPSFAPVPFPAVICASVNDAIVHGIPTGYRLRDGDLVSIDFGAELDGWAGDSALSFVVGAPRPADLRLVETAERALAAGIEAAVVGNRIGDIAHAIGTVCRTAGYGIPDGFGGHGIGRRMHEDPAVPNEGRPGRGLPLRHGMVLAIEPMLIAGGTDAYHAAPDGWTLRTNDGTRAAHAEHTVAITDAGPRILTAR